A stretch of the Streptomyces sp. WMMB303 genome encodes the following:
- a CDS encoding nucleotidyltransferase domain-containing protein, which yields MRDQPVSVPGVLPPERAAEIGEVIDRTTRWASEREDVVGLLLVGSCARGAAEPDSDIDFVLLTTDESRYLLNDGWPAELGRGELIRTRSWGPITERRYSTASGLKVEMNIGSPNWAKTDPVDPGTHRVITDGVRVLYDPAGVCADLLGAC from the coding sequence GTGCGCGATCAGCCAGTCAGCGTTCCAGGCGTGCTGCCGCCGGAGCGGGCCGCGGAGATCGGCGAGGTCATCGACCGGACCACACGTTGGGCGAGCGAACGCGAAGACGTCGTCGGGTTGTTGCTGGTCGGATCATGCGCTCGCGGTGCCGCGGAACCCGACTCCGACATCGACTTCGTCCTGCTCACCACGGACGAATCCCGATACCTCCTGAACGATGGCTGGCCTGCTGAGCTTGGGCGGGGCGAGCTGATCCGGACCAGGTCATGGGGGCCGATCACCGAACGACGTTACTCCACGGCCTCCGGACTGAAAGTCGAGATGAACATTGGCTCTCCGAACTGGGCAAAGACGGATCCCGTCGACCCCGGGACGCATCGCGTCATCACCGACGGTGTCCGCGTGCTGTATGACCCAGCAGGCGTCTGTGCCGACCTTCTCGGTGCCTGCTAG
- a CDS encoding phosphotransferase produces MTEPAPTPGGYDESELYQVLEQGCAVAGLDSRDARLLRGHTNAVVLLEKEQVVVKIARRGSCLDDVARTVSFARWLMDVGFPGVPLHHVAQPVVVDGHGITFWTYLPQPEQPVEAQQLARPLHTLHSLPSPELSLPQHDNIRAIRRSLSAITCLPPDSVQFLSEEADRLEKDLSQVEFAMIRGLIQGDPQHRNALHTGDGGAVLCDWDTVAYGQPEWDLVTVEVHCRRFGYGPGHYQAFADTYGWDVTRWPGYPTLAAIRELRMITTNARKVRHAPASLAEVRRRVEGLRRRDSGMQWSIL; encoded by the coding sequence ATGACAGAACCTGCGCCGACCCCCGGCGGGTACGACGAGTCCGAGCTGTATCAGGTCCTGGAGCAAGGGTGCGCGGTTGCTGGGCTTGATAGCCGCGACGCACGCCTTTTGCGTGGACACACAAACGCGGTCGTCCTACTCGAGAAGGAGCAGGTTGTTGTCAAGATCGCTCGTCGGGGATCCTGCCTCGACGACGTCGCACGCACTGTATCCTTCGCCCGTTGGCTCATGGATGTCGGCTTCCCTGGCGTCCCTTTGCACCACGTGGCCCAGCCTGTTGTCGTCGATGGGCACGGCATCACCTTCTGGACGTATCTACCCCAGCCCGAGCAGCCTGTAGAAGCGCAACAGCTGGCCAGGCCCCTCCACACACTGCACTCCCTGCCCTCGCCCGAGCTCTCCCTCCCTCAGCACGACAACATCAGGGCGATCCGACGCTCACTGTCCGCCATCACGTGTCTGCCGCCCGACTCCGTCCAGTTCCTCTCGGAGGAGGCTGATCGCCTAGAGAAGGACCTCAGCCAGGTGGAATTCGCCATGATCAGGGGGCTGATCCAGGGCGACCCGCAGCACCGGAACGCGTTGCACACAGGCGATGGCGGCGCTGTCCTGTGCGACTGGGATACGGTTGCGTACGGTCAGCCCGAGTGGGATCTGGTGACAGTTGAAGTCCACTGCCGACGGTTCGGCTACGGCCCAGGCCACTACCAGGCTTTCGCCGACACCTACGGTTGGGACGTTACGCGCTGGCCGGGCTACCCGACCTTGGCCGCCATCCGTGAGCTACGCATGATCACGACAAATGCCCGCAAGGTACGCCACGCGCCTGCGAGCCTGGCAGAAGTACGGAGACGGGTGGAAGGACTTCGTCGCAGGGACAGCGGCATGCAGTGGAGCATCCTGTGA
- a CDS encoding XRE family transcriptional regulator — MPAEPALSSSRTLSETGAGETLEQRVDAARRSIDRTLAAGTVSTPQLDLLDEQVLWARKEYVSMPPAPMLKVLLDQLAEVGRLAAERQPASMQARLSELTAMLATLIADALMKLGELTRSQTWFATARNAADDSGNAELRARVRAQAAMLPFYYGPVESAVSLAREARILSRSRPSATAAFAAAAEARALAQLGDSENAESALRHALLVFEKSCAGVDTDNDAFAFPERRLLLYKSGTLTALGRTSQTRRVQEEALRLYPRRTGIDPTLLRLEAALCLALDRSPTEACQLAGATFLEVDPAHRTPIVEERARNVIDAIPPAIRGRRAARELREILALPPGQM; from the coding sequence GTGCCGGCTGAGCCTGCACTGTCTTCCTCGCGGACCCTCTCAGAGACCGGTGCGGGCGAGACGCTCGAGCAGCGTGTCGATGCTGCTCGACGGTCGATCGACCGGACCCTTGCTGCTGGAACTGTCAGCACGCCCCAGCTGGACCTTCTGGATGAACAGGTGCTTTGGGCGCGGAAGGAGTACGTTTCCATGCCACCCGCGCCGATGCTGAAGGTCCTTCTCGACCAGTTGGCAGAGGTGGGACGGCTGGCCGCGGAACGGCAGCCGGCCTCGATGCAGGCGCGGTTGTCCGAACTCACGGCCATGCTGGCGACGCTGATCGCCGACGCGCTGATGAAGCTCGGTGAGCTGACCAGGTCGCAGACCTGGTTCGCGACAGCTCGCAATGCCGCGGACGACAGTGGCAACGCGGAGCTCCGGGCGCGGGTGAGAGCACAGGCTGCGATGCTTCCCTTTTACTACGGTCCCGTGGAGTCGGCTGTCTCACTCGCCAGGGAGGCTCGGATTCTCAGCAGGAGCCGTCCCAGCGCGACCGCCGCTTTCGCGGCAGCGGCGGAGGCGCGAGCCCTCGCGCAACTGGGCGACTCAGAGAATGCGGAGTCGGCGCTCCGGCATGCACTACTCGTGTTCGAGAAGAGTTGCGCTGGCGTCGACACCGACAACGATGCCTTCGCGTTCCCGGAACGGCGACTTCTGCTCTACAAGAGTGGGACACTGACGGCTCTCGGCCGAACCAGCCAGACACGACGTGTGCAGGAAGAAGCCCTGCGTCTATATCCCAGGCGGACCGGCATCGATCCGACCCTCCTTCGCCTTGAGGCAGCTCTATGCCTTGCACTGGACCGCAGCCCGACAGAAGCCTGCCAACTGGCCGGAGCGACGTTCCTGGAGGTCGATCCGGCTCACCGTACGCCGATCGTGGAAGAGCGCGCCCGCAACGTCATTGATGCTATTCCGCCCGCTATACGGGGGCGTCGGGCAGCACGTGAGCTGCGGGAAATCCTTGCCCTGCCTCCAGGACAGATGTGA
- a CDS encoding ATP-binding protein yields the protein MTSMMDRQLLAMATDGVGAEHATLAVECEAEAVHKARDFARGQLATWGFLKCSDLSERVVLVMSELVTNAVQHARTRPPGENESIDIATVLMPDHIVGVLVADNSPRAPLCSAKDSAEATHGRGLLLVSALADGWAAVPRPFPDGAQGKGIWAFFQSPTAHALPQSA from the coding sequence ATGACGAGCATGATGGACCGGCAGCTCCTAGCGATGGCCACCGACGGTGTCGGAGCCGAACACGCCACGCTTGCGGTCGAGTGCGAAGCGGAGGCTGTCCACAAGGCGCGAGACTTCGCTCGAGGGCAGCTTGCGACATGGGGCTTCCTCAAGTGCAGCGATCTCAGCGAGCGGGTCGTTCTCGTCATGAGCGAACTGGTGACCAATGCAGTACAGCACGCCAGGACCAGGCCGCCGGGTGAGAACGAGTCAATCGACATCGCGACGGTTCTCATGCCGGATCACATCGTCGGAGTTTTGGTGGCCGACAACTCCCCCAGAGCGCCGTTGTGCAGTGCCAAGGACTCGGCAGAGGCCACTCACGGGCGCGGTCTGCTCCTCGTCAGTGCGCTCGCGGACGGTTGGGCTGCGGTACCCCGACCGTTCCCGGACGGAGCTCAGGGGAAGGGGATCTGGGCCTTCTTCCAGTCCCCCACGGCCCACGCCCTGCCTCAGTCGGCGTGA
- a CDS encoding nitrate- and nitrite sensing domain-containing protein, translating into MAIAALLGLVIVNAVPDWEQQTNLRNDSATGRLGGEASLPLFTGAQKERKLTAAYLARPTAKAKAALEKQRVATDAGLKSFRRLSGTELHSDQRHRWEYVEAIYSHLHTLPAVRKKVNARTSSADAATDYYTKLIIKMIRFYQALSAMDDPDLTLETRPLVGLFYASDALSQQDMLITQARAAGHMTPAHRADFAEAYGTGKVMYERWIAPYLPRKERALYDQITTSREWKALQAAQRSVITPPTDEAGNPQIGDGSALARWDSSHGQVSGQIAKLNLARTQGLLAHGFQRADEVRNRALLQVFASIAAIIAIAGLIIWLTRSISARLRQLRTQTEDGAQRLPTVVARLRRGEKVNPEAEFPSPDEADEFGHVRKALVDAQRRTVGLAAEQAADRRGLDGFVAATTDRTLGQIGRSLDLMQKVMNRPDADPLLDDLITTDGAIAASRRHQENLSALTSSTQQFLYNQPKALLDLVNDAAVETGEPKRVRNEVDLHFHVAPQHVGGVLQVVAALLDNGLRFSNDHVTVRSRTVVNGAALDIEDAGGGMSQPDLDAANKALSQPEHATFEAMAAGRGRLGHFVVARLAMRHHLSVELRRSAYGGVTAAVMIDNKASAPAPAAQPLPAEAPPTSLPGPVVGQQVPLPRRAASVPQAAAAGQGVSPRRASTETPRPTPVQPAAGLPEHTDTDAPALPRRAAGEHVHPALRDSAPAPAAPPPSAADASDVAEAWSGYQAATHQAAQYLTQQSTDLKDGTP; encoded by the coding sequence GTGGCGATCGCCGCCCTGCTGGGGCTGGTCATCGTCAACGCGGTGCCGGACTGGGAGCAGCAGACCAACCTGCGTAACGACTCGGCGACCGGCCGCTTGGGCGGCGAGGCAAGCCTGCCGCTGTTCACCGGAGCGCAGAAGGAGCGGAAGCTGACCGCCGCCTATCTGGCCCGTCCCACAGCGAAGGCGAAGGCCGCACTGGAGAAGCAGCGGGTGGCGACCGACGCGGGGCTGAAGTCGTTCCGTCGCCTGTCGGGGACCGAGCTGCACAGCGACCAGCGGCATCGCTGGGAGTACGTCGAGGCGATCTACTCCCACCTCCACACGCTCCCGGCGGTCCGCAAGAAGGTGAACGCGAGGACCAGCAGTGCGGACGCGGCGACGGACTACTACACGAAGTTGATCATCAAGATGATCCGGTTCTACCAGGCCCTCTCCGCGATGGACGATCCCGATCTCACCTTGGAGACCAGGCCGCTGGTCGGGCTCTTCTACGCCTCGGACGCCTTGTCCCAGCAGGACATGCTGATCACGCAGGCCCGCGCCGCCGGGCACATGACCCCCGCCCATCGCGCCGACTTCGCCGAGGCGTACGGGACCGGGAAGGTCATGTACGAGCGGTGGATCGCCCCTTACCTACCGCGCAAGGAGAGGGCGCTCTACGACCAGATCACCACCAGCCGCGAGTGGAAGGCCCTGCAGGCCGCACAGCGCTCGGTGATCACCCCGCCCACTGATGAGGCCGGAAACCCCCAAATCGGCGACGGGTCGGCTCTGGCCCGCTGGGACTCCTCCCATGGACAGGTGAGCGGGCAGATCGCAAAGCTTAACCTGGCACGCACCCAGGGGCTCCTCGCCCACGGTTTCCAGCGCGCCGACGAGGTCCGCAACCGCGCCCTCCTCCAGGTCTTCGCCAGCATCGCCGCGATCATCGCGATCGCCGGGTTGATCATCTGGCTCACCCGGTCCATCTCCGCGCGGCTGCGTCAGCTGCGCACTCAGACGGAAGACGGGGCGCAGCGCCTGCCGACGGTCGTCGCCCGCCTGCGCCGAGGCGAAAAGGTGAACCCCGAGGCAGAATTCCCCTCCCCCGACGAAGCGGACGAGTTCGGGCACGTGCGGAAGGCCCTGGTCGACGCCCAGCGCCGAACCGTGGGCCTGGCCGCCGAGCAGGCCGCTGACCGCCGGGGGCTGGACGGGTTCGTCGCGGCCACCACCGACCGCACCCTCGGGCAGATCGGCCGGTCCCTCGATCTGATGCAGAAGGTCATGAACCGGCCTGATGCCGATCCGCTGCTCGATGACCTGATCACCACCGACGGCGCCATCGCCGCCAGCCGCCGCCACCAGGAGAACCTCAGCGCTCTGACCAGCAGCACACAGCAGTTCCTCTACAACCAGCCCAAGGCTCTGCTGGATCTGGTCAACGATGCCGCGGTGGAGACCGGCGAGCCCAAGCGGGTCCGCAACGAAGTGGACCTCCACTTCCACGTCGCGCCCCAGCATGTGGGCGGCGTCCTGCAGGTCGTGGCCGCTCTGCTCGACAACGGTCTCCGCTTCTCCAACGACCACGTCACCGTGCGCAGCCGCACGGTCGTCAACGGCGCTGCCTTGGATATCGAGGACGCGGGCGGCGGCATGAGCCAACCGGACTTGGACGCCGCGAACAAGGCCCTCTCCCAGCCCGAGCACGCCACCTTCGAGGCCATGGCCGCCGGCCGCGGGCGTCTGGGCCACTTCGTCGTCGCCCGGCTCGCGATGCGCCACCACCTGAGCGTGGAGCTGCGGCGCTCCGCCTACGGCGGGGTCACAGCGGCCGTGATGATCGATAATAAGGCATCCGCTCCGGCCCCCGCCGCACAGCCGCTCCCTGCCGAGGCTCCGCCGACTTCCCTGCCCGGGCCGGTCGTGGGGCAACAGGTGCCCTTGCCTCGCCGCGCCGCGTCCGTCCCCCAGGCGGCCGCGGCCGGCCAAGGGGTCTCGCCGCGCCGCGCGTCCACCGAGACGCCACGGCCGACCCCGGTGCAGCCCGCCGCCGGGCTGCCGGAGCATACCGACACCGACGCACCTGCGCTACCGCGCCGCGCGGCCGGTGAGCACGTCCACCCCGCCCTTCGCGATTCAGCTCCCGCTCCCGCCGCCCCGCCGCCGTCCGCAGCGGACGCGAGTGACGTAGCGGAGGCGTGGTCCGGCTACCAGGCCGCCACGCATCAGGCCGCCCAGTACCTCACTCAGCAGTCGACCGATCTGAAGGATGGCACCCCGTGA
- a CDS encoding roadblock/LC7 domain-containing protein: MTNPEIQAILDRRVQEIAHVTGAVVVSDDGIFQYMSGWPEPTGDPDKDPATARRDRGERRGALASGLKNLAQRVAATEDDDAERIIVEMKSGWCVTSRSGKCSVIALYAGKDAALGQLGYELTLLADQLGPLLDVERRAVFAPGNTW, from the coding sequence GTGACGAACCCCGAGATCCAGGCGATCCTCGACCGGCGCGTACAGGAAATCGCCCACGTGACAGGCGCGGTCGTCGTCTCCGACGACGGGATCTTCCAGTACATGAGCGGCTGGCCCGAGCCCACCGGTGATCCCGACAAGGACCCCGCCACGGCCCGCCGGGATCGCGGAGAACGTCGCGGCGCCTTGGCCAGCGGGCTAAAGAACCTCGCACAACGCGTCGCAGCGACCGAGGACGACGACGCTGAGCGCATCATCGTGGAAATGAAGAGCGGCTGGTGTGTGACCAGCCGCTCCGGCAAATGCAGCGTGATCGCCCTGTACGCGGGCAAGGACGCCGCCCTGGGGCAGCTCGGGTACGAACTGACCCTGCTGGCTGACCAGCTCGGCCCCCTGCTGGATGTTGAGCGGCGCGCAGTCTTCGCCCCGGGGAACACGTGGTGA